A window of Panicum virgatum strain AP13 chromosome 8K, P.virgatum_v5, whole genome shotgun sequence contains these coding sequences:
- the LOC120644307 gene encoding uncharacterized protein LOC120644307: protein MGVALRTQQSRGSRRGEAVAATAREPARGSDGGRSNGSRRRREGAVACAAAMAAGSTQDMEDMRRPALRPPFSRALPWRRRRWRPARRPWRPDPRRAWRIYDGWSSAPSSSLLPSIRVLAAHGVDADTRAAIRRRAVKVVQVTSNALALVNATTGVLPFLPISLQLRK, encoded by the exons ATGGGCGTTGCGTTGCGGACGCAACAGTCGCGAGGGAGCAGGCGCGGGGAAGCGGTGGCAGCGACCGCGAGGGAGCCGGCGCGGGGGAGCGATGGCGGTCGGAGCAACGGGAGTAGACGCAGGCGAGAGGGAGCggtggcctgcgcggcggccatggcggccggatcCACGCAGGACATGGAGGATATGCGGCGGCCGGCCCTCCGTCCTCCCTTCTCCCGCGCCCTcccatggaggcggcggcggtggaggcctgcgcggcggccatggcgaccgGATCCGCGCAGAGCATGGCGGATCTACGATGGCTGGTCCTCCGCTCCCtcgtcctccctcctcccttcgATTCGAGTGCTCGCCGCCCACGGCGTGGATGCCGACACGCGCGCCGCCATCCGTCGCAGGGCCGTCAAGGTCGTCCAGGTCACCAGCAATGCGCTCGCCCTCGTCAATGCCACGACAGGGGTGTTGCCCTTCCTCCCCATTAGCTTACAACTGAG GAAGTGA